The DNA sequence CCCTATGTCCCACGCCCTTTCCGACCAGGAGATCGTCCGCCGCGAAGCCCTCCAGAAGCTCCGCGACCTCGGTATCGAACCCTTTCCCGCCGCTGAATTCAAGGTGACCGCCACCGCGCAGGAGGTGAAGGGCCTGTTCAAGGAGGAGGGTGAGCCCGCCCGGGTGACCCTCGCCGGCCGCCTGATGAGCGTGCGCCTGATGGGCAAGGCCAGCTTCGCCGTGCTGCGCGACCACGCCGGCGACCAGCAGATCTACATCGCCCGCGACAGCATCTGCCCCGGCGAGGACAAGACCCTGTACGACGAGGTGTGGAAGCACCTGCTGCACCTGGGGGACTTCATCGGCGTGGAGGGCTTCGTGTTCAAGACCCGCACCGGCGAGATCACCGTGCATGTGGAGCAGTTCACTGTGCTGAGCAAGGCCCTGCGCCCGCTGCCCGTGGTGAAGACCGACGATGAGGGCAACGTGCACGATGCCTTCACCGACCCCGAGCAGCGCTACCGCATGCGCTACGTGGACCTGGTGGTGAACCAGCAGGTGAAGGAGACCTTCCTGAAGCGCACCCGGATCTTCGATTCCATGCGCGGCGCCTTCCAAGAGGCTGGCTACTTGGAAGTGGACACGCCCGTGCTGCAGGCCATACCCGGTGGTGCGGCGGCGCGGCCCTTCGTTACGCACCACAACGCGCTGGACGTGCCCTTCTACCTGCGCATCGCCAACGAGCTCTACCTGAAGCGCCTGATCGTGGGCGGCTTCGATGGCGTGTTCGAGTTCAGCCGCAACTTCCGCAACGAGGGCATGGACCGCACCCACAACCCGGAGTTCACCGTGATGGAGCTGTACGTGGCCTACAAGGACTACCGCTGGATGATGGACTTCATCGAAGGCGTGTTCCGGCGGGTGGCCAAGCTGACCAATGGAGACACCAAAGCGACCTTTCAAGGCAAGGAGATCGATTTTGGACAACCTTTCCGGCGTATCACTATGGTGGGCAGCATCGAGGAGAAGATCGGCCTCAACGTGCTGGACATGGAGGAGGAAGACATCCGGGCCTTGTGCCTGAAGCACGGCATTGAAGTGGCGCCCAGCATGGGCAAGGGCAAGCTGATCGACGAGCTGTTCAGTGAACTGGTGCAGCCGGAGTTGATCCAGCCCACCTTCGTCACCGACTTCCCGCTGGAGATGAGCCCGCTGTGCAAGAAGCACCGCGAGGATCCGCGCCTCACCGAGCGCTTCGAGCTCTTCGTGGCCGGCTTCGAGGTGGCCAACGCCTACAGCGAACTGAACGACCCCATCGATCAACGCGAACGTTTCGAGGAGCAACTGAAGCTGATGGAGCGCGGCGACGACGAGGCCATGTTCATCGACCAGGATTTCCTACGCGCGTTGGAGTACGGCATGCCACCGACCAGCGGCATCGGCATTGGCATGGATCGTTTGGTGATGCTGCTGACCGACAACCCTGCCATACAGGAGGTGCTGTTGTTCCCGCAAATGAGGCCGGAGAAATTCGAATAAGGAGACCACAGAGGCACAGGGACACGGAGAACACTGGGATCAGGTATGGCCAGGGCTGAACTGAATATGCTCACCTCCAATGTATTGGCGGCGGCCATAGAGGTGCACAAGGAATTGGGGTCTGGGCTCTTGGAGTCCATTTACGAACACTGCCTTGCACAAGATCTCCAGGACCGTGGGCTGGACATCCAGGGGCAGGTCATTGTACCTGTGCGCTATAAAGGCAAGCCAGTGGGACCATCCATGAAGTTGGACTTGCTCGTGGAGCAAAGGGTCATCATCGAAGTGAAGGCCGTCGAATGCCTCCATGAAGCACATCGCGCCCAACTGCTGACGTATTTGAAGCTCACCGGATGCAAGCCGGGGTTGCTCTTGAACTTCAATGAGGCATTGATGAAAGAGGGCGTCATTCGCGTGGTGAACGGAGATCTTGATGCCCCTTAATGGTCCTTTCCCTCCGTGCCCCTGTGCCTCCGTGGTGTAGCCCTCATTCACTCCACCCGCTCCACCTTCTCCATCACATCTCCCACCTGCAGCCGCCACACCACATCCATGCCCTCCACCACCTCAGCGAAGCGTGTGTAGCGGCCATCGAGGTGCGGAGTGGCGCTGTGGGTGATGAAGAACTGGCAGCTTTCAGTATCCCTTCCTGCTGAGGCAAGACCAACGGAACCAGCGGTGAATGGCTTGCGGCCGATCTCCGTGCGCAGCGTCCAGGGCATGCCGCCGTAGCCATCACCGCGCGGACAGCCACCCTGCACCACGAAGTTGGGCACCATGCGGTGGAAGGCCTTGCCGTCATAGTAGCCAGCGCTGACCAGCGAGTCGAAAGCCAGGCTGCTGCCGGGGCAATCGTTGACATCGGTGGCGAGGATGATGGTGCCCTTTGATGTGGTGATCCGGTAGCGTTGGCCTTGGGGGAGGGCGCGCAGCTTGGCGGGGTCGATGGGGTGGTTGAAGGTTGGTGCCGCATGCTTCGGCGGCGGAAGCCCATCGCGCTTGGCGGCTACTTGATCGAGCAGCAGACGTGCCTCCAGATCGCGGATGGGCAGCAGTGGGGCGCGCGCTTGTTGCTCCGCGGCCGCATCGAGCATCTGGCGGATGGCTTCCGCATCGAATTCCAGCAGCAACTCCGCAGCGGCACTTATCAGGCCCGCATCGCCCGTGGTCATGGCCGTGCGCACCACTTCGCCCAACTGGGCATATTGCGCCTCCACGCTAGCGAATCGGGCGGTGGCCATGAAGTCGCGCACTTCCTGCACCAGGGCTTGGAACACGGCCTGGCGAACAGCGGCATGCTCGTCCGCTTTCAACATCACCCATAGGTCGGGCCGCTCATCCGGCGTACGGTCGTTCACCACCACACGGATCCATTCCGCGTAGGCATAGGGCGCGTTCCGTGCATCGGGAATGGCACCCTTGTATGGATGTTCCGAGCGCAGCCCGTGACGGTTCAGCAACCCATACCACGGAATGAAGAGCATGGCATCCTCCGGATCGACCGCAGTGTTCATGAGCAGTTCGGCAGCGAGCGGCCCATCCAACCTGCCCAATTCTTCCAAGGCCGCATGGCGCACCACAGGATCGGCATCGACCAGGGCCGCCAAAAGCGGTGCCTCCTCACGCGGCCGCCACATGGATGTGAAGGCCCGCATCGCGTTGATCCGCAAGGGCTGCGGCATTTTCACATCCATACAGCGCAGGACAAGACCCTTCGCCTGCTCGCTGCGCATGACCCCCATCCCGCGTACCAGCATCGCCTTCACCTCCACCTCCTGTTCGGCCTCCACCAAGGCGATGTGGTCCGCCTCCATGGCCAGGCGCGCGCTGTCCGGCAAGCGCCGCAACGCATCCGCCGCGCGTACCCGGTCCTGCGCACTGCTGCTTTGCAGAAAGTAGATGATCGCCGCCGGGTCCTTCAGCATCCCGCTGCGCTGCATGGCCAGGAAGGAAGCACTGAGGTAGGCGCGCTGCACGGCGCTGTCCCTTTCGGTCATCGCCTCTTTCGCCATGCGCTCAATGGTGAGACTGTCGGCCACGAAGCCCAACGCATACAAGGCGGTGGAGCGCACGTTCGCGAACTCATCGCGCAGCACCTCCAGCAGGCATGGGATGGCCAGGGTGTCCTGCACACTTGCGAAGGCCAGGGCCGCCGCCTCGCGCACCTCGGCGGCTTCGTGCTTCAGAAGCGCGCACAACGCCCCGGTGTCGCGGTGTTCCTGGGCCTCCAGCACGGGCCACAAGCGTTCATCGGCCCAGCGGTTGGAAGCGGCTTCGGGTGTTCCGTTGGTACAGGACCCGAGGGTGAACAGCAGCGCGATCGGCAGGGTCCTGCGCATGGCGAGGTAGGTGGGGGTGGTAAAGATGGTGAGGGTGGAGGTTGCCTCCCTTACCATCTTCCCCCTTCACCCCGCCTTCCCGAAATCCACCGCCCGGTATCGCGTGAACATGCGCGTGAAGTCCCAACCATGATAGCGCAACGCTCCCAGCAATACCATGGTGGCCGTGGCCTCGTCCAAGTTGCCCAGCAACGGAATGTTGTCCGGCAGGAACTCGAACACGCCGAAGCCAGGGTTGAGCAGGTAGAATAAGGACAGCAGGCCGGCGAAGGTGACGAGCAGGGGCTTCATGGAGCAATGGTCTATGGTCGCTGATGCGGGATGGATGGATAACGGAGGCCAGATGATGAAAGTGCGAGGGTGCCAATGCGGGTTGACCGGTCCCCGCGCATGCTGGCACCATCCACCGAGGGTAACTTCGCCGTCCCATGAAAAATCGCCTCACCATCTTGCTGCTTCCTTTGCTGCCACTGCTGCCGCTGCTGGCACCGGCGCAGTTGATGCCCGACCCGGCGGCCATCGCGCGCATGACCGCCGATGTGCGCTACCTGGCCAGCGAGGAGCTCGAAGGCCGCGAAGCGGGGACCCCCGGCGAACGCCTTGCCGCCGAATACATCGCCGCCGAGTTCGAACGCCTGGGCCTGAAACCCAAGGGCAACATGGGCTCCTACCTGCAGGCCTTCAACTTTCAGGCACCGCCCGTGGCGGGTCCCGCCAGCCGTCTGCAGATCGGCCGCAGCCACCTGGAAGTGGGCGCCGATTTCATCACACCGCTCTACTCGGCCAGCGGCACGGCACGCGGCAAGATCACGAAGGTGGAATTCGGCATCCACGCACCGGAGCTGGGGCATGACGACTACAAGGACGTGGACCTGAAGGACCGCATCGCCGCCATGCTCATCGGTTCGCCGGACGGCATCCACCCCCACAGCAAGTACATCGCGCATCACGACCTGCGGGGCCGCATCGAACAGGCCGTATCTCGCGGGGCGCTCGGCGTGGTGCTCTACAACGAGGACGCCAACGCGGAAACACCGGACGCTGAAAGCCGCCGCCGCACCCAGCCCGTAGCCGTGCCGGTGGTCTTCCTCAATAAGGACGAACACCACGGCCTGCTGATCGACAACAACCCCTGCGTGATCCACGCCGACGTGCAGCGCGAGGAGCGCACGGCGTACAACGTGGTAGGCCTGCTGGACAACAATATCGGCCGCGCCACGGTGACAGGCGCGCATTATGACCACCTGGGCTGGGGCGATGAGGGCAGCCGCCACCGCGGGGAGAAGGCGATCCACTACGGCGCCGACGACAACGCCAGCGGCACCGCCGTGCTGATGCAACTGGCCCGCGACATGAAGGAACTGGAAAGCACGCGCGCCAGCGATCATCTGTTCATCGCCTTCAGTGGCGAGGAGAAGGGCCTCTACGGCTCCAACTTCTGGACAAAGAACCCCACCTACCCGCTGGATGGCATCAACTACATGCTCAACCTGGACATGGTGGGGCGCTTGGACAGCCTGGGCAGCATCGGCATCAACGGTGTGGGCACCTCTCCCGCATGGAGCGCGGTGGACAGTCTGAAGGCCGGTGAGCTCACCATCAAAAGCACCCTCGGCGGCATCGGCAGCAGCGACCACACCAGCTTCTACCTGCAAGGCATCCCCGCCATACACTTCTTCACCGGCACGCATCCTGACTATCACAAACCCAGCGACACCTGGGAGAAGGTCAACTATCCGGGCATGCTGCGCGTCACGCGTTTCATCCAGGAACTGATGGCAAGGCTGGATGGACGTGGCCGGCTGCCGTTCACAAAGACCGAGGAGGAGAACGCCGCCGCCACACCGCGCTTCAAGGTGACCATGGGCGTGGTGCCCGACTACATGTTCAACGGCACCGGCATGCGCATCGATGGCGTCACCGAAGGGAAGCCCGCCGCCAACGCGGGGCTGAAGCAGGGCGATATCGTGCTGCGCATCGGACTGGTGGAAGTGCCTGATATGATGGGTTACATGAAGGCCCTGGGCCAGTTCAACAAAGGCGATACCGCGACGGTCAAGATCCTCCGGGATGGAAAGGAGGTGATGGTGGAGGTTGTTTTCTGAAGTGGCAAGTGGCGAGGTTGGCAGCTGGCAAGTCAAACCCCGCTAATCGCCAACTTGCCAACGTGTAAACTCGCCACTGTTCCATGGAAAGAAAGATCGCGGTAATAGGCGCCGGCAGCTGGGGCACCGCCCTGGTGAAGCTGCTCTCTGCGAACGCCGACAAGGTGGGCTGGTGGGTAAGGCGCGAGAGCACCATTGAGCACATCCGCAAGTACGGCCACAACCCGGACTACATCAGCGCCGCGCAGTTCGAGGTGGATCGCCTGGCCATGAGCAACGATATCCATGCCGTCGTGTCCG is a window from the Flavobacteriales bacterium genome containing:
- the lysS gene encoding lysine--tRNA ligase; the encoded protein is MSHALSDQEIVRREALQKLRDLGIEPFPAAEFKVTATAQEVKGLFKEEGEPARVTLAGRLMSVRLMGKASFAVLRDHAGDQQIYIARDSICPGEDKTLYDEVWKHLLHLGDFIGVEGFVFKTRTGEITVHVEQFTVLSKALRPLPVVKTDDEGNVHDAFTDPEQRYRMRYVDLVVNQQVKETFLKRTRIFDSMRGAFQEAGYLEVDTPVLQAIPGGAAARPFVTHHNALDVPFYLRIANELYLKRLIVGGFDGVFEFSRNFRNEGMDRTHNPEFTVMELYVAYKDYRWMMDFIEGVFRRVAKLTNGDTKATFQGKEIDFGQPFRRITMVGSIEEKIGLNVLDMEEEDIRALCLKHGIEVAPSMGKGKLIDELFSELVQPELIQPTFVTDFPLEMSPLCKKHREDPRLTERFELFVAGFEVANAYSELNDPIDQRERFEEQLKLMERGDDEAMFIDQDFLRALEYGMPPTSGIGIGMDRLVMLLTDNPAIQEVLLFPQMRPEKFE
- a CDS encoding GxxExxY protein gives rise to the protein MARAELNMLTSNVLAAAIEVHKELGSGLLESIYEHCLAQDLQDRGLDIQGQVIVPVRYKGKPVGPSMKLDLLVEQRVIIEVKAVECLHEAHRAQLLTYLKLTGCKPGLLLNFNEALMKEGVIRVVNGDLDAP
- a CDS encoding peptidylprolyl isomerase, which codes for MRRTLPIALLFTLGSCTNGTPEAASNRWADERLWPVLEAQEHRDTGALCALLKHEAAEVREAAALAFASVQDTLAIPCLLEVLRDEFANVRSTALYALGFVADSLTIERMAKEAMTERDSAVQRAYLSASFLAMQRSGMLKDPAAIIYFLQSSSAQDRVRAADALRRLPDSARLAMEADHIALVEAEQEVEVKAMLVRGMGVMRSEQAKGLVLRCMDVKMPQPLRINAMRAFTSMWRPREEAPLLAALVDADPVVRHAALEELGRLDGPLAAELLMNTAVDPEDAMLFIPWYGLLNRHGLRSEHPYKGAIPDARNAPYAYAEWIRVVVNDRTPDERPDLWVMLKADEHAAVRQAVFQALVQEVRDFMATARFASVEAQYAQLGEVVRTAMTTGDAGLISAAAELLLEFDAEAIRQMLDAAAEQQARAPLLPIRDLEARLLLDQVAAKRDGLPPPKHAAPTFNHPIDPAKLRALPQGQRYRITTSKGTIILATDVNDCPGSSLAFDSLVSAGYYDGKAFHRMVPNFVVQGGCPRGDGYGGMPWTLRTEIGRKPFTAGSVGLASAGRDTESCQFFITHSATPHLDGRYTRFAEVVEGMDVVWRLQVGDVMEKVERVE
- a CDS encoding DUF1232 domain-containing protein, with the protein product MKPLLVTFAGLLSLFYLLNPGFGVFEFLPDNIPLLGNLDEATATMVLLGALRYHGWDFTRMFTRYRAVDFGKAG
- a CDS encoding M28 family peptidase; translation: MKNRLTILLLPLLPLLPLLAPAQLMPDPAAIARMTADVRYLASEELEGREAGTPGERLAAEYIAAEFERLGLKPKGNMGSYLQAFNFQAPPVAGPASRLQIGRSHLEVGADFITPLYSASGTARGKITKVEFGIHAPELGHDDYKDVDLKDRIAAMLIGSPDGIHPHSKYIAHHDLRGRIEQAVSRGALGVVLYNEDANAETPDAESRRRTQPVAVPVVFLNKDEHHGLLIDNNPCVIHADVQREERTAYNVVGLLDNNIGRATVTGAHYDHLGWGDEGSRHRGEKAIHYGADDNASGTAVLMQLARDMKELESTRASDHLFIAFSGEEKGLYGSNFWTKNPTYPLDGINYMLNLDMVGRLDSLGSIGINGVGTSPAWSAVDSLKAGELTIKSTLGGIGSSDHTSFYLQGIPAIHFFTGTHPDYHKPSDTWEKVNYPGMLRVTRFIQELMARLDGRGRLPFTKTEEENAAATPRFKVTMGVVPDYMFNGTGMRIDGVTEGKPAANAGLKQGDIVLRIGLVEVPDMMGYMKALGQFNKGDTATVKILRDGKEVMVEVVF